A DNA window from Bacillus sp. E(2018) contains the following coding sequences:
- a CDS encoding ATPase, T2SS/T4P/T4SS family, which produces MIVQKKRLGDLLVESGLITEEVLQQTLKEKRSNQKLGDAFIEKGLLTEQQLIEVLEFQLGIPHLSLYRYPIDEQAVGIVPREFARRHFLMPVKKEADKLFVAMADPMDFTVIDDLRLTTGFQIERAISAKDDIIRAHNKYYDIDDSMDEFLDLLPQGASLSDDSRMTEEDSPIVKLVNQIIQQGVQQKASDIHFDPHETKIVIRYRIDGMLKTERSLPKHMQNMLTARIKIMANLNITESRLPQDGRIKMTLDMHPVDLRVSTLPAIYGEKIVLRILDLGSSLNHLENLGFNKLNMQRFSNLIKQPNGIILITGPTGSGKSSTLYAALNKLNTEEVNLVTIEDPVEYQLAGINQIQVNSSVGLTFASGLRSILRQDPDIVMIGEIRDTETAEIAVRASLTGHLVLSTLHTNDSIGTIARLTDMGVEPFLVAASLSGVIAQRLVRRVCRDCKQTFKATEREKEIFAKRGIKIENVSRGKGCGMCNSTGYKGRIALHEVLVVDEHIRQLIMNNRPIIELRDYAMKNGTIFLIDDGFLKVKQGLTTTEEVLRVAINE; this is translated from the coding sequence GTGATCGTTCAAAAAAAGCGCCTTGGTGATCTTTTAGTAGAGTCTGGTTTAATCACTGAAGAAGTTCTTCAGCAAACGTTAAAAGAGAAACGTAGCAACCAAAAACTTGGTGATGCTTTTATCGAAAAAGGTCTGCTGACCGAACAGCAGCTTATCGAGGTACTTGAATTCCAACTCGGTATTCCGCACCTAAGCTTGTATCGCTATCCTATTGATGAACAAGCAGTAGGGATTGTTCCTAGAGAGTTTGCAAGAAGACATTTTCTCATGCCGGTGAAAAAGGAAGCAGACAAGCTCTTTGTTGCGATGGCAGATCCTATGGATTTTACCGTTATTGATGATTTACGACTGACAACTGGTTTTCAAATTGAAAGAGCGATATCTGCCAAAGACGATATCATTCGTGCTCATAACAAGTATTACGATATCGATGATTCTATGGACGAGTTTCTTGATCTCTTACCACAAGGTGCGTCATTAAGTGATGATAGCCGAATGACTGAGGAAGATTCTCCAATCGTTAAACTCGTAAACCAAATCATACAGCAAGGTGTTCAGCAAAAAGCCAGTGATATTCATTTTGATCCTCACGAAACCAAGATTGTGATTCGTTACCGGATCGACGGCATGCTAAAAACAGAACGAAGTCTACCAAAGCACATGCAAAATATGCTGACGGCACGTATTAAGATAATGGCGAACTTGAACATAACCGAAAGCCGACTGCCTCAAGATGGCCGAATAAAGATGACACTCGATATGCATCCTGTAGATCTTCGTGTATCTACATTGCCAGCTATCTATGGTGAGAAGATTGTTCTGCGTATTCTAGATCTCGGAAGTTCATTGAATCATCTAGAGAATTTAGGCTTCAACAAATTGAACATGCAGCGGTTTTCAAATTTAATCAAGCAGCCGAACGGCATTATCTTAATTACCGGCCCCACTGGATCAGGTAAATCATCCACTCTTTATGCAGCACTAAACAAGTTGAACACAGAAGAAGTGAACTTAGTGACCATTGAAGATCCAGTTGAATACCAACTGGCGGGAATCAACCAGATTCAAGTGAATTCTTCTGTTGGTCTTACATTTGCAAGCGGTTTGCGTTCGATTCTCCGTCAAGATCCTGACATCGTTATGATCGGGGAGATTCGAGATACAGAAACGGCAGAAATCGCAGTTCGTGCGTCACTAACAGGTCACTTAGTATTAAGTACGCTTCATACGAATGATTCGATTGGTACAATTGCTCGTCTAACTGATATGGGTGTTGAACCGTTTTTAGTAGCAGCTTCTCTTTCTGGAGTTATCGCTCAGCGTTTGGTTCGAAGAGTATGCCGCGATTGTAAACAAACGTTTAAAGCGACAGAACGAGAAAAAGAAATCTTCGCTAAACGCGGTATCAAGATTGAAAATGTTTCTCGTGGAAAAGGATGCGGGATGTGCAACAGTACGGGTTATAAAGGCAGGATTGCACTTCATGAAGTTTTAGTTGTGGACGAGCACATTCGTCAGCTCATCATGAACAACAGACCAATCATTGAACTAAGAGATTATGCGATGAAAAATGGAACGATCTTCTTAATTGATGACGGGTTCCTAAAAGTGAAACAAGGCTTAACGACGACTGAAGAAGTCTTGCGTGTAGCTATCAACGAGTAG